TTTGCGCATCTCCAACACAATTGGTCTTACATCTTTGTACTTTTTGATACCCGCATCCGTGAGGGTCAGAAACACTTTCCTGCGGTCTTCTTTCGACACTTCGCGCTCCACCAACTCCTTTTTTACCAGCAATTCGATGATACGGGATACTGTTGTAATATCCTTGGCCGCTTCACGCGCCAGTTCATTGTGAGTAATCTTCTTAAACTTATAAATGTTCTCCAGTAGCAACCACTGGTCTACTGTAATATCCTTTTTCAGGTCGTCGAAGGTTTTCTGCCAATAGTTACGCAGCTTCTTGAGGGTCGAATCCAACTTAAAAAAA
This genomic interval from Chitinophaga horti contains the following:
- a CDS encoding MarR family winged helix-turn-helix transcriptional regulator codes for the protein MPDTFVSNPSFFKLDSTLKKLRNYWQKTFDDLKKDITVDQWLLLENIYKFKKITHNELAREAAKDITTVSRIIELLVKKELVEREVSKEDRRKVFLTLTDAGIKKYKDVRPIVLEMRKVGWKDLTEDDYNELTRILDAIYANVPSR